The Prionailurus bengalensis isolate Pbe53 chromosome E2, Fcat_Pben_1.1_paternal_pri, whole genome shotgun sequence region AACCACCCTCAGCTACACCCCTGTCTTCCAGCAAGCACACGCAGCAGGCGGTCCTTCCCCAAATTCCACCTTCCGCCCATGGTGCCAGCAGCCGGCCCTCGAGGGAAAGACACTCCCGAGATCTGCTTGGCACCTCCTCAGTGTGGAAACAGACAACAGACTCAGTGGGAACCCCGGGCCCGACTGTCAGACACCCAAGAGCCAGGCAGGCCCCGGGCCCACCATCAGGTGGCCCTTGGCCATGGCACCCAGACCCACCCTGGACCCTCCCAGAGCCTGAACTTCCCTGCCTCCCTGAAACCTACTAGTTATGGGCCTGTGGCCTCCCCTAGTCGGGAAGCCCCCAAGGTAGGGTCCGTTTCTGACTCTCCTTGACTGCCAGGCACATAATGGGTGCTCAGGGCAAAtctgatgaacaaatgaatggaggAATCAATCCATCAATCAGTCATTAATGAGAACAGCAACTGAATCCATTCCTAGGCTCTTCCATGCACCAGCACCTGCACTAACTATAAAGATGTGCTGTTGATGATAACCTATCAGCCGGTGATTACAGGCTGCATGATCAGGCCCTAACTAAGTGCAGGTCCTGAGCCCTGTATGCGGATATTATCTCTATGGATTACTGAAAAGAATCCTGAACCTGAAGCCCAGAGAGCAAAGGGCCTTGCCCAAGGAGACTCAACAAACAAGTGAATGCGTCCACCTCAGATCTGTATGAAAGACGACAGCCACCATTTATGGAGTGTTCGCTGTGTGTCAGCCGGTGCGTCGGGCCCTTTACCCATATGACACCACGGATCCCTGAAAGCGATCCCATGAAGTCCAGGCAATTGTcattccccttttacagatgagcacTTGACAAACGAGGCCCGGAGAGATAAACAACGTCTGCCACGTCACACAGCTGGAAGGGAAATGGCAACCCTGGGGATCACCCCGGAGTCTCCCGCAGAGCGGACGTGCCCGGCGGCTGCACGAGAGCGCTGCTTGTCTGGGCTGCTAAAGGGAACGCCACCGGGAGGTACAGAGCTCAGGGGGAGCCCCCAGGAGCAGGGACAGCCTCTTACCCGGGGCACTGGCGACGTCTGGGCGCCTTTCCGGGGCCCACTGGTCTCTGGCGTGAGGTCACGGTGGTCCACCTGCATGTGGCTCTCCAGGTCCTCGGCACTCTCGAACTTGACGCTGCACTCGGGACAGCGGAGGCCGGCGCAGGGCCGGTCGGCGGGCTCGGGCGGGGCCAGGCCGCCCACCTGTCCGTTGGCGCTACGGGCCATGCAGCCGGCACAGAGGCCGTAGGGGAGCCCGTTGACGTCAAGCTTCACCAGGTCCTGCTTGCTGCGGAACTCCTTGAGGCACAGGGCACACTTGTAGAGCTTCTGCAGCCCCTGACCGTTGGGGGAGGACGCAGCCGAGCTGCCCGCCAGCTTCTGCATGTGGAAGGTGCCGTGGATCTTGAGCTCCAGCGTGGAGGTGACCGTCTGCATGCACACCACGCAGCGGAAGCCCGTGAGCGAGTTGCGCAGGTCGGGGTGCATCTGACAGTGCTCGATAAACTCCTCCTCGCTCTGCAGCGGCATCTTGCAGATGCGACAGGTGCCCGTGTCCAGGCTCTTGCTGTGGGTCACCTTGTGCTCAGTGAGCGTCAGCAGGGAGGGGAAGCGCTCACCGCAGATGGGGCACATGTAGTGCTTGGCGGGGCCCCGGTGCGTCTGCAGGTGCTCCCGGAGCCCGTTCTCCGAGAAGAAAGTCCGCGAGCACACGTTGCACTTGTGGCTGCCCTTGATGAACTCAGCCTTCTTGCGCGAGCCGTCGTCCTCCCCGGGCCGGATGTTGTGGTCCCGCAGCCGGTGGTTCTGCAGCAGCACCTCCATGGTGTAGGCCGCCCCGCAGATGTCACAGCCGTACATGGGCTCCGACGCATCCACGTCGTCCTCGCTGGCCTCGTGACTGTTGGGCGCCTCGGGGTTCTTCAGCAGCATGCCCTGCAGGTCGGCCGGCTCGGCCTTCTTGCCGGCAGCGGGGGGCACCCCGTTGGCCGTGCCGTTCTCGGTGGCGGCGTCGAACACACAGTGCTTCTCCCGCAGGTGCTTCTCCAGCAGGATGATGGCGTGGAAGGCCTTGCTGCAGAACTTGCAGTTGTACTTCTTGCTGTGCGTGGTGATGTGGCACTGCAGCTCCACCTCAGTGCTGAAGGTCTCCCCGCAGAAGATGCACTTGTGCGCCTTGGCCGGGTTGCCCAGGTGGCTGTGTTTGACGTGCACCTGCAGGTCGGCCTCCTTGCGGAAGTCCCAGTTGCAGGCCGTGCAGCGGTACATCTTCTTCTCGTTGCTGTGCTTCACCGCCAGGTGCACCTGGATGGACACCTTGGAGTCGAAGACCTCCTGGCACAGGGTGCAGTGGTACAGCACGAACGTGTGCATGTCCAGCAGGTGTTTCTGCAGGTCGTCCACAGAGGAGAACTGCTTGTCGCAGCTCTCGCACACGTAGTGGGTCGACGTGGTCATGTAGTGCACCGTCAGGTGCTGCAGGAGGGACTCCTGGGAGTCAAAGTCCTCTTTGCACTGTGGGCATGCCTGCTTCCGCAGCAACAGCTCCAGGTGCAGCTTCAGGTGGGTCTGGAAGCTCTCGAAGTTGGAGAACTTGAGGTCGCACTGATTGCAGGGATACTCGCCGTTGGAGATGGAGTTGGCGCTGGCCGAGATCCGCTGCCGCTTCGGGGAAGACACCTCCACGTCAGACGAGACCGGGCTCTGCTCTGCCTTGGACTTCTTGCTGTGGGCGAGCGGGATGTTCTTGTGGTTCTCCTTGATGTGCTTGGTGAGCTTCAGGATAGAGCCGAAGATGGGTGAGTTCGTGCAGTAGGGACAAGAGTAGACCTCCATGAAGGACTGCGCGGGCTGCACGACCGGGGACTCCAGCTTGGTGCTGCCGACACCGCAGTGGGCCTGCTGGATGTGCTCCGTGAGGGAGGACTCGGTAAGGAAGCCCATGGAGCACTGGTTGCAGAAGAAGGCGTTATTGCCATCAGGCGGGTTGACGTTGGGGCCGCAGTGGGAGACGCGGATGTGCTCCTGCAGGCTGTTGATGTCGGCGAACATCTCGGGGCAATAGTTGCAGTGGAAGGCGGAGATGTTGCCAAACTGCATCACGGGGTAGGCGTGGTTCTTGTGCAGCTTGCGGACATGCTCATTGAGGTTGTACAGGGTGGGCATGGAGTCCAGGCAGATCTGGCACGTGTGGCTCTGCTGGGGCTTGTCCGCGTGGATGGTCTTCAGGTGGATCTCCAGCACGGCCAGGCTGTTAAAGTCCCGCTTGGAGCAGTAGGGGCAGCTGTAGACCACCTTGGACCAGCCCTGCCCATCATCCCGCATCTTCTTCTGGCCCCTCAGTGGCTTCAGGGTGGAGTCCGGGGTGGAGCCGCGCTCCACGGAGGCGCTCGAGTCTGGCGTGGCGCTGCTCATGGAGGCCACGCTGCCCAGCACGGGGTCGGGGCTGACGCTGTGGTTGCTGGAGTCGGGCTGCCGGTGGCTGTCCAGGTGGCAGTAGACGCCCTCCACCGAGGAGAACTGCTCGGGGCACATGGGGCACTTGTGTTTCTGGTTGGCGTGGGCTTGGTGGATGTGGGCGAGCAGCGCGTTCTCGTCGACGAAGACCTCAGGGCAGTGGATGCACTGCAGGTCGGCCTTCTCGGAGAGCTGGGGGTGGCGGGTGAGCACGTGCTTCTCCAGCTCCTCGGTCTGGCTGAAGGTGTCCTCGCAGTAGTCGCACATGAAGTCGTCCTTCTTGGCCTCCTTCTCCGACTTGGCCAGGTGCTCCTTGTTCTTCTTGTGCGCCTGCATGTGGCTCTGCAGCGAGCTGGTGGAGGAGAAGCCGCGCTTGCACACGGTGCACTTGAAGGGCTTGCTGGAGCTGTGGGTCTTCAGGTGGATCTTGAGGTGGTCGCTGCGGGAGAAGGCCGCCTCGCACTCGTGACAGTGGTACTTCTTGTCGCCCGTGTGCAGCTTGATGTGCCGGTCGCGGCTCCTCTTGTGCTTGAAGAGGCGGCTGCAGTAGGTGCACTTGAACGGCAGCTTGTCGCTGTGGATCTGCTCGTGCCTCTTCAAGTAGCTCAGGCGGATGAAGGACTTGTCGCAGAACTGGCAAGGGTACGGCAGGCCTGTGCCCCCTTCCTCCTCGCCCAAGCCAAGGTCACACCCATCTCCGATCATCTGCGTGGGTGACGCAACATCCTTGCTGGAGGGAGACGAGGCCACCCAGGAGAGTTGTGGGTCGTCGTCACCATCTGCGGGGGGAAGGCGGAAAGGAGATTAGAGGCAATTCCCAGGGCCGCCGAGAAACAAGGACAGAGCCAGCTTCTCGACAGCTCGCGGGCTGAGGCTGTGCAGCTGGCCAACGGCTGCAGGAGAGTCAGGGGAGGGAGTCCGGGGGGCCGGAAGCAAGTGGACGCGAGGGCCGTCGGTCTGCAGGGgagtggcagggtgggggcggcAGGATACGGAGCGGACATGCCTTTCTCCTCAGCAACACCTGCCTGGGCCTCGTTGGACGCCATACCCCCCCACGGGAGGTGAGGTCCCAGGCACTTCCCTGATGGGCCACGGGGATGCAGCCTGGAGGAAGTCACCAGAAATGACCTCACAATCCATCAGTCCCGTAGGCCAAAAGGAGGCAAGTCCTCACCTGATCAAGACGTGGGGATTGActccccctccagcccctagTCCTGGTGGGAAATTCCACTTATCCTTAGGGGCACAGGCAAAACcttgcaagaaaataaaatgcacctTATTGAATGCTGCTTCACCACATTTGGGGAGGGAGCTGGGTCTGCCGCTTCAGGGAGCAGACCGACTATGAGGCCCAAGTCACGGGCACGTGGCATCAGACCCAGCAGCACAAGCAGGAGTAAGCAAAGGGTACTTGAGAAGGATCTGCGGGGTTCCCAGCACAAACCATCCCAAGGTGGGGGTGCGTGCTCTGTTCCCAGGGCCCCGGGAGATGGCCTGATGTGGGGTGATTAGGGGATGGGCCAGGGCCCAGATGGCCCCAGAGCTCA contains the following coding sequences:
- the ZNF423 gene encoding zinc finger protein 423 isoform X1, which encodes MSRRKQAKPRSVKVEEGEASDFSLAWDSSVTASGGLEGEPECDRKTSRALEDRNSVTSQEERNEDDEDVEEESIYTCDHCQQDFECLADLTDHRAHRCPGDGDDDPQLSWVASSPSSKDVASPTQMIGDGCDLGLGEEEGGTGLPYPCQFCDKSFIRLSYLKRHEQIHSDKLPFKCTYCSRLFKHKRSRDRHIKLHTGDKKYHCHECEAAFSRSDHLKIHLKTHSSSKPFKCTVCKRGFSSTSSLQSHMQAHKKNKEHLAKSEKEAKKDDFMCDYCEDTFSQTEELEKHVLTRHPQLSEKADLQCIHCPEVFVDENALLAHIHQAHANQKHKCPMCPEQFSSVEGVYCHLDSHRQPDSSNHSVSPDPVLGSVASMSSATPDSSASVERGSTPDSTLKPLRGQKKMRDDGQGWSKVVYSCPYCSKRDFNSLAVLEIHLKTIHADKPQQSHTCQICLDSMPTLYNLNEHVRKLHKNHAYPVMQFGNISAFHCNYCPEMFADINSLQEHIRVSHCGPNVNPPDGNNAFFCNQCSMGFLTESSLTEHIQQAHCGVGSTKLESPVVQPAQSFMEVYSCPYCTNSPIFGSILKLTKHIKENHKNIPLAHSKKSKAEQSPVSSDVEVSSPKRQRISASANSISNGEYPCNQCDLKFSNFESFQTHLKLHLELLLRKQACPQCKEDFDSQESLLQHLTVHYMTTSTHYVCESCDKQFSSVDDLQKHLLDMHTFVLYHCTLCQEVFDSKVSIQVHLAVKHSNEKKMYRCTACNWDFRKEADLQVHVKHSHLGNPAKAHKCIFCGETFSTEVELQCHITTHSKKYNCKFCSKAFHAIILLEKHLREKHCVFDAATENGTANGVPPAAGKKAEPADLQGMLLKNPEAPNSHEASEDDVDASEPMYGCDICGAAYTMEVLLQNHRLRDHNIRPGEDDGSRKKAEFIKGSHKCNVCSRTFFSENGLREHLQTHRGPAKHYMCPICGERFPSLLTLTEHKVTHSKSLDTGTCRICKMPLQSEEEFIEHCQMHPDLRNSLTGFRCVVCMQTVTSTLELKIHGTFHMQKLAGSSAASSPNGQGLQKLYKCALCLKEFRSKQDLVKLDVNGLPYGLCAGCMARSANGQVGGLAPPEPADRPCAGLRCPECSVKFESAEDLESHMQVDHRDLTPETSGPRKGAQTSPVPRKKTYQCIKCQMTFENEREIQIHVANHMIEEGINHECKLCNQMFDSPAKLLCHLIEHSFEGMGGTFKCPVCFTVFVQANKLQQHIFAVHGQEDKIYDCSQCPQKFFFQTELQNHTMSQHAQ
- the ZNF423 gene encoding zinc finger protein 423 isoform X2 translates to MSRRKQAKPRSVKVEEGEASDFSLAWDSSVTASGGLEGEPECDRKTSRALEDRNSVTSQEERNEDDEDVEEESIYTCDHCQQDFECLADLTDHRAHRCPGDGDDDPQLSWVASSPSSKDVASPTQMIGDGCDLGLGEEEGGTGLPYPCQFCDKSFIRLSYLKRHEQIHSDKLPFKCTYCSRLFKHKRSRDRHIKLHTGDKKYHCHECEAAFSRSDHLKIHLKTHSSSKPFKCTVCKRGFSSTSSLQSHMQAHKKNKEHLAKSEKEAKKDDFMCDYCEDTFSQTEELEKHVLTRHPQLSEKADLQCIHCPEVFVDENALLAHIHQAHANQKHKCPMCPEQFSSVEGVYCHLDSHRQPDSSNHSVSPDPVLGSVASMSSATPDSSASVERGSTPDSTLKPLRGQKKMRDDGQGWSKVVYSCPYCSKRDFNSLAVLEIHLKTIHADKPQQSHTCQICLDSMPTLYNLNEHVRKLHKNHAYPVMQFGNISAFHCNYCPEMFADINSLQEHIRVSHCGPNVNPPDGNNAFFCNQCSMGFLTESSLTEHIQQAHCGVGSTKLESPVVQPAQSFMEVYSCPYCTNSPIFGSILKLTKHIKENHKNIPLAHSKKSKAEQSPVSSDVEVSSPKRQRISASANSISNGEYPCNQCDLKFSNFESFQTHLKLHLELLLRKQACPQCKEDFDSQESLLQHLTVHYMTTSTHYVCESCDKQFSSVDDLQKHLLDMHTFVLYHCTLCQEVFDSKVSIQVHLAVKHSNEKKMYRCTACNWDFRKEADLQVHVKHSHLGNPAKAHKCIFCGETFSTEVELQCHITTHSKKYNCKFCSKAFHAIILLEKHLREKHCVFDAATENGTANGVPPAAGKKAEPADLQGMLLKNPEAPNSHEASEDDVDASEPMYGCDICGAAYTMEVLLQNHRLRDHNIRPGEDDGSRKKAEFIKGSHKCNVCSRTFFSENGLREHLQTHRGPAKHYMCPICGERFPSLLTLTEHKVTHSKSLDTGTCRICKMPLQSEEEFIEHCQMHPDLRNSLTGFRCVVCMQTVTSTLELKIHGTFHMQKLAGSSAASSPNGQGLQKLYKCALCLKEFRSKQDLVKLDVNGLPYGLCAGCMARSANGQVGGLAPPEPADRPCAGLRCPECSVKFESAEDLESHMQVDHRDLTPETSGPRKGAQTSPVPRKKTYQCIKCQMTFENEREIQIHVANHMIAEKLAGDVSTQEPPRQGS
- the ZNF423 gene encoding zinc finger protein 423 isoform X3, which codes for MIGDGCDLGLGEEEGGTGLPYPCQFCDKSFIRLSYLKRHEQIHSDKLPFKCTYCSRLFKHKRSRDRHIKLHTGDKKYHCHECEAAFSRSDHLKIHLKTHSSSKPFKCTVCKRGFSSTSSLQSHMQAHKKNKEHLAKSEKEAKKDDFMCDYCEDTFSQTEELEKHVLTRHPQLSEKADLQCIHCPEVFVDENALLAHIHQAHANQKHKCPMCPEQFSSVEGVYCHLDSHRQPDSSNHSVSPDPVLGSVASMSSATPDSSASVERGSTPDSTLKPLRGQKKMRDDGQGWSKVVYSCPYCSKRDFNSLAVLEIHLKTIHADKPQQSHTCQICLDSMPTLYNLNEHVRKLHKNHAYPVMQFGNISAFHCNYCPEMFADINSLQEHIRVSHCGPNVNPPDGNNAFFCNQCSMGFLTESSLTEHIQQAHCGVGSTKLESPVVQPAQSFMEVYSCPYCTNSPIFGSILKLTKHIKENHKNIPLAHSKKSKAEQSPVSSDVEVSSPKRQRISASANSISNGEYPCNQCDLKFSNFESFQTHLKLHLELLLRKQACPQCKEDFDSQESLLQHLTVHYMTTSTHYVCESCDKQFSSVDDLQKHLLDMHTFVLYHCTLCQEVFDSKVSIQVHLAVKHSNEKKMYRCTACNWDFRKEADLQVHVKHSHLGNPAKAHKCIFCGETFSTEVELQCHITTHSKKYNCKFCSKAFHAIILLEKHLREKHCVFDAATENGTANGVPPAAGKKAEPADLQGMLLKNPEAPNSHEASEDDVDASEPMYGCDICGAAYTMEVLLQNHRLRDHNIRPGEDDGSRKKAEFIKGSHKCNVCSRTFFSENGLREHLQTHRGPAKHYMCPICGERFPSLLTLTEHKVTHSKSLDTGTCRICKMPLQSEEEFIEHCQMHPDLRNSLTGFRCVVCMQTVTSTLELKIHGTFHMQKLAGSSAASSPNGQGLQKLYKCALCLKEFRSKQDLVKLDVNGLPYGLCAGCMARSANGQVGGLAPPEPADRPCAGLRCPECSVKFESAEDLESHMQVDHRDLTPETSGPRKGAQTSPVPRKKTYQCIKCQMTFENEREIQIHVANHMIEEGINHECKLCNQMFDSPAKLLCHLIEHSFEGMGGTFKCPVCFTVFVQANKLQQHIFAVHGQEDKIYDCSQCPQKFFFQTELQNHTMSQHAQ